In Persicimonas caeni, a single window of DNA contains:
- a CDS encoding DUF1963 domain-containing protein — translation MNAWTPMNGRRPPKTANGHSSMVYDETREQLLLVTPGEGIEVWGWDGAGWETITDGLVPNAPSSRPLAAFGLCDTYIFVPGDGHMRVVRLGAPYHVQLIDVTELARWGYSHGTAGFDAESTCFWVHVTDYEGGTTFSFDGERLEKLVDGPALMSGCWDAANGRLVGIDIEDTLYAFDGEAWTVLHAEHMPTSSDIGYDTSRDRLFRLVAHSDEGMRLHELAGGGWQPTDREMRPLMASAVVGFDKGRGELVSYGGQDFRKGADWSDETWVSDGGDLVNTASEADRLELGRHTTPVQLDGKLVAINHSTLAADALGVGGWEVLVDPVDSHDADLGPLRHSRLYDLSVNFAAGDDTLYMLDGDGGLWTSSAGSKWRQLCGPGRGPNGHYARRVAMAFDAARERLVLFGGVESNTTWVFGQKGWQEFDDEIRPIHGVASAVSTPEGVYLLAGPDLWLLEETCWRCVASDPDWRGAHLCYDSKRNALLSFGEDGDGWRLGVWVDDAWRNVAALPDDVRLATPYSGDAEVGVDPQGDRVVILDKSMFWALDLSACELSDATLPTGECEPARATTPAPEGDMVDAVALVTTDGEPRHARELGLQLVIPKEWRLVATIPNHPVVTAMEGFGGLAVLMHPQWWNQDFEPWRLGGGGIEVVLLAEEPPLLVADPYDDNMMVPADTVAFRELSPALQSQYNTLPDAQLDRAYGTKLGGFPRYVQDDVLEYYEGDDHPQFVLQLRADVFDCMFGDFGAAYVFINEYGVGKAVMQSH, via the coding sequence ATGAATGCATGGACGCCAATGAACGGGCGACGGCCGCCGAAGACGGCCAACGGCCACTCGAGCATGGTCTACGACGAGACACGCGAGCAGCTCTTGCTCGTCACTCCCGGCGAAGGCATCGAGGTGTGGGGATGGGACGGCGCGGGCTGGGAGACGATCACCGACGGCCTCGTGCCGAACGCGCCGTCGTCGCGCCCGCTCGCCGCGTTCGGCCTATGCGACACGTATATCTTCGTGCCCGGCGACGGCCATATGCGCGTGGTCCGGCTCGGCGCGCCCTATCACGTGCAGCTCATCGACGTGACCGAGCTGGCGCGGTGGGGCTACAGCCACGGCACCGCCGGCTTCGACGCCGAGTCGACATGCTTCTGGGTGCACGTCACCGACTACGAGGGCGGGACGACCTTTAGCTTCGATGGGGAGCGACTCGAGAAGCTCGTCGACGGCCCCGCGCTGATGAGCGGGTGCTGGGACGCCGCCAACGGACGGCTCGTGGGCATCGACATCGAGGACACGCTATATGCCTTCGACGGCGAGGCGTGGACGGTGCTGCACGCCGAGCATATGCCGACGAGCTCGGATATCGGCTACGACACAAGCCGCGATAGGCTCTTTCGGCTGGTCGCCCACTCGGACGAAGGTATGCGTCTGCACGAACTCGCCGGGGGCGGCTGGCAGCCGACCGACCGCGAGATGCGCCCGCTGATGGCCAGCGCGGTGGTCGGGTTCGACAAAGGACGCGGCGAGCTGGTGAGCTACGGCGGCCAAGACTTTCGCAAGGGCGCCGACTGGAGCGACGAGACGTGGGTGAGCGACGGCGGCGACCTGGTCAACACGGCCAGCGAAGCCGACCGGCTCGAGCTTGGCCGCCATACCACTCCGGTGCAGCTCGACGGCAAGCTCGTCGCCATCAATCACAGCACGCTGGCCGCCGACGCGCTCGGAGTGGGCGGCTGGGAGGTGCTGGTAGACCCGGTCGATAGCCACGACGCCGACCTCGGCCCGCTGCGCCACAGCCGGCTGTACGACCTGTCGGTGAACTTCGCCGCCGGCGACGACACGCTCTACATGCTCGACGGCGACGGCGGCCTGTGGACGAGCTCGGCCGGGTCGAAGTGGCGCCAACTCTGCGGCCCGGGGCGCGGACCCAACGGCCACTACGCCCGCCGCGTCGCCATGGCCTTCGACGCGGCCCGCGAGCGCCTGGTTTTGTTTGGCGGCGTGGAGTCGAACACGACGTGGGTCTTCGGCCAGAAGGGCTGGCAGGAGTTCGACGACGAAATTCGGCCTATCCACGGCGTCGCCTCCGCCGTGTCGACGCCCGAGGGCGTCTACCTGCTCGCCGGCCCCGATCTGTGGCTCCTGGAAGAAACGTGTTGGCGGTGCGTCGCCTCCGACCCCGACTGGCGTGGCGCCCATCTCTGCTACGACTCGAAGCGAAACGCCCTGCTCTCGTTCGGCGAAGACGGAGACGGCTGGAGGCTGGGAGTCTGGGTGGATGACGCCTGGCGCAACGTCGCAGCGCTGCCCGACGACGTACGCCTCGCGACGCCCTATTCAGGAGACGCCGAGGTGGGCGTCGATCCGCAGGGCGACCGCGTGGTGATTCTCGACAAGTCGATGTTCTGGGCGTTGGACTTGTCGGCCTGCGAGCTCTCCGACGCGACGCTTCCGACCGGTGAGTGTGAGCCGGCGCGGGCGACAACCCCGGCGCCGGAGGGCGACATGGTCGACGCCGTCGCGCTCGTGACGACCGACGGCGAGCCACGCCACGCCCGCGAGTTGGGCCTCCAGCTGGTGATCCCGAAGGAATGGCGCCTGGTCGCCACCATCCCCAACCACCCGGTCGTCACCGCCATGGAGGGCTTCGGCGGACTCGCCGTGCTGATGCATCCGCAATGGTGGAACCAGGACTTCGAGCCGTGGCGACTCGGCGGCGGTGGCATCGAGGTCGTCTTGCTCGCCGAAGAGCCGCCACTGTTGGTCGCCGATCCCTACGACGACAACATGATGGTGCCGGCCGACACCGTCGCGTTCCGCGAACTCTCTCCTGCCCTGCAAAGCCAGTACAACACCCTGCCCGACGCACAGCTCGACCGCGCCTACGGCACCAAGCTGGGCGGGTTTCCGCGCTACGTCCAAGACGACGTGCTCGAATATTACGAGGGCGACGACCACCCGCAGTTCGTGCTGCAACTACGCGCCGACGTCTTCGACTGCATGTTCGGGGATTTCGGGGCGGCGTACGTGTTCATCAACGAATATGGGGTGGGCAAGGCGGTGATGCAAAGTCATTGA
- a CDS encoding alginate export family protein yields the protein MQYGSRFSPVPLALALVFAAGTFSTPLQAQEKVQPEEIPPQAVQPETAREQAAEQDAPVEWSFNAQLRPRLELRDNHSFGLADDELRYRGIYAPPGDTISSVSQRSRLGVGAKAGDVSALLQIQHAVEWGLFGGNALTDPVLFAHQAWLQYKPSDTWWVRAGRQQLAYGEHRVLGTVGWTQVGRAWDALRFGFYPSDAFGVDVFAGRYNVGFENPAFEDVSLFNQDAWLTGAYFKIREVAQPALDEIDLYALYDVQIDDLSDDQPNTRNLLGLGARLAGKWGLVDGLAEGVYELGSRCLPGPSGQCTDDTVDLSAWMIDTELGFSVYEPAALRLFVGYSRATGDDPDTADTNEAYFQFYPTAHKWMGLMDIIGPRSNVQEIKGGFSFKTGQFKLRESVHYFNRLEPESETVGLEFDTVASAKLTEILDLGVGHGLFVPSDGISSGEEPDGVANWVYLQMNAVF from the coding sequence ATGCAGTACGGTTCGAGATTCTCGCCAGTCCCCCTCGCCCTCGCGCTCGTCTTCGCGGCGGGCACCTTTAGCACGCCCCTGCAAGCTCAGGAGAAGGTTCAGCCAGAAGAGATTCCACCCCAGGCCGTCCAGCCCGAGACGGCTCGAGAACAAGCCGCCGAACAAGACGCCCCCGTCGAGTGGAGCTTCAACGCCCAGCTTCGCCCGCGCCTGGAGCTGCGCGACAATCACAGCTTCGGGTTGGCGGACGACGAGCTTCGCTACCGGGGTATTTACGCGCCCCCGGGCGACACGATCAGCTCGGTCAGCCAACGCAGCCGGCTGGGCGTCGGTGCCAAAGCCGGCGACGTCAGCGCGCTGCTCCAGATCCAACACGCCGTCGAGTGGGGTCTCTTCGGCGGAAACGCGCTCACTGATCCGGTGCTCTTCGCCCACCAGGCCTGGCTGCAATACAAGCCCTCCGACACCTGGTGGGTGCGCGCCGGCCGCCAGCAACTCGCCTACGGTGAGCACCGCGTGCTCGGCACCGTCGGCTGGACCCAGGTCGGACGCGCCTGGGACGCGCTTCGCTTCGGGTTCTACCCCTCCGACGCGTTCGGCGTCGACGTCTTCGCCGGCCGCTACAACGTCGGCTTCGAGAATCCCGCCTTCGAGGACGTCTCGCTGTTCAACCAGGACGCCTGGCTGACCGGCGCCTACTTCAAGATCCGCGAGGTCGCCCAACCGGCGCTCGACGAGATCGACCTGTACGCGCTGTACGACGTCCAGATCGACGACCTCTCTGACGACCAGCCCAACACCCGCAATTTGCTGGGTCTGGGCGCCCGCCTCGCCGGCAAATGGGGCCTCGTCGACGGCCTGGCCGAAGGCGTCTACGAGCTCGGCTCGCGCTGCCTGCCCGGCCCCTCGGGCCAGTGCACCGACGACACCGTCGACCTGAGCGCCTGGATGATCGACACCGAGTTGGGCTTTTCGGTCTACGAGCCGGCCGCCCTGCGCCTCTTCGTGGGCTATTCGCGCGCGACCGGCGACGACCCGGACACCGCCGACACCAACGAAGCGTACTTTCAATTCTACCCCACCGCCCACAAGTGGATGGGCCTGATGGACATCATCGGCCCGCGCAGCAACGTCCAAGAGATCAAAGGCGGCTTTAGCTTCAAGACCGGCCAGTTCAAGCTGCGCGAGTCGGTCCACTACTTCAACCGCCTCGAGCCCGAATCGGAGACCGTCGGCCTCGAGTTCGACACCGTCGCCTCCGCCAAGCTCACCGAGATCCTCGATCTGGGCGTGGGCCACGGCCTCTTCGTCCCCTCCGACGGCATCTCCTCCGGCGAGGAGCCCGACGGCGTGGCGAACTGGGTGTACCTGCAGATGAACGCAGTGTTCTAA
- a CDS encoding VOC family protein has translation MLHHIALGARDVERVAAFYADLFELSEKTRHHYDDGSLRSVWLEIDSTILMVEHTEAPERRVEGVGAGPFLLAFAVGDEDERRALEARVEAMGSPIEERTGFSSYFRDPEGNRVAVSHYPR, from the coding sequence ATGCTCCACCACATCGCCCTGGGCGCACGCGACGTCGAACGCGTCGCCGCCTTCTACGCCGACCTCTTCGAACTCTCCGAAAAGACTCGCCATCATTACGACGATGGCTCGCTGCGCTCCGTCTGGCTCGAGATCGACTCGACGATTCTGATGGTCGAGCATACCGAAGCGCCCGAGCGCCGGGTCGAGGGTGTGGGCGCGGGGCCCTTTTTGCTGGCGTTTGCGGTGGGCGACGAGGACGAGCGGCGCGCGCTCGAGGCGCGGGTCGAGGCGATGGGCTCGCCCATCGAAGAGCGCACCGGCTTTAGCTCGTATTTTCGCGACCCGGAGGGGAACCGGGTGGCGGTAAGCCACTACCCTCGTTGA
- a CDS encoding sensor histidine kinase translates to MQQVTNRLKRLSPKSMVAVAALLVLVGGLSYVGVLAFNTSIGMHSWLTAQQIWKGERKQLVGCVRDTIEQSDPTAMRSCESTDELYGAHAKLRHFVNAKDWEAARPHAIRVGLTRSETDAALDLFKYGHAIPQTAAAMEVWGEAIVAVRELLELGEQAERLLELGQVDEARRDELLHRLDLLDERLVKAEERFGALLHQASPWGRYIGAASILAALFLLAASGAYLGRLAQLFQEEHAVVQHRLARQEAKMMEADRMIAVGTLAAGVGHEINNPLTYVAGGIDFAQRTLRGLIERDEPKIDEESMRRELLEALDALDDAREGTDRVRDIARDLRTFARHEETREIAPVDLVPIIELAVDMAHHEIRHRASVARDYADHSVALGNESRLAQVFLNLVVNAAQAIEVGAAADNEIKLVTRREGDEIVVEVSDTGKGIHADERDIVFEPFRTTKPEGEGTGLGMAISRNIVESLGGTIDFVSEPGVRTVFTVRLPAADT, encoded by the coding sequence ATGCAACAAGTAACCAATCGCCTCAAGAGGCTCAGCCCCAAGAGCATGGTGGCTGTGGCGGCGCTGCTCGTCTTGGTCGGTGGCTTGAGCTATGTGGGCGTGCTCGCCTTCAACACGAGCATCGGGATGCACTCGTGGTTGACCGCCCAGCAGATCTGGAAGGGCGAGCGCAAGCAGCTGGTGGGCTGTGTTCGCGACACCATCGAGCAGTCCGACCCGACGGCGATGAGATCATGTGAGAGTACCGACGAGCTCTACGGCGCCCACGCCAAGTTGCGGCATTTCGTCAACGCGAAAGACTGGGAGGCGGCCAGGCCGCACGCGATCCGAGTGGGCCTGACGCGCTCGGAGACCGACGCCGCGCTCGACCTGTTCAAGTACGGCCATGCGATTCCGCAGACCGCGGCCGCCATGGAGGTGTGGGGCGAGGCGATCGTGGCGGTCCGCGAACTGCTCGAGCTCGGCGAGCAAGCCGAGCGCCTCCTCGAGCTCGGGCAGGTCGACGAGGCGCGGCGCGACGAATTGCTCCATCGGCTCGACCTCCTCGACGAGCGCCTCGTGAAGGCCGAAGAGCGCTTCGGCGCGCTGCTCCACCAGGCCTCTCCCTGGGGGCGCTATATCGGCGCCGCCTCGATTCTGGCCGCGCTCTTTTTGCTGGCCGCCTCCGGCGCCTACCTGGGGCGTCTGGCCCAGCTCTTCCAGGAGGAGCACGCCGTCGTCCAGCACCGCCTGGCTCGCCAGGAGGCCAAGATGATGGAGGCCGACCGCATGATCGCGGTGGGCACGCTGGCCGCCGGGGTGGGCCACGAGATCAACAACCCGCTGACTTATGTGGCCGGGGGCATCGACTTCGCCCAGCGCACCTTGCGCGGGCTCATCGAGCGCGACGAGCCGAAGATCGACGAAGAGTCGATGCGCCGCGAGCTCCTCGAGGCCCTCGACGCGCTCGACGACGCGCGCGAGGGGACCGACCGGGTGCGCGACATCGCGCGCGACCTGCGCACGTTCGCTCGCCACGAAGAAACCCGCGAAATCGCCCCGGTCGACCTCGTGCCGATCATCGAGCTGGCCGTCGACATGGCCCACCACGAGATCCGCCACCGGGCGAGCGTCGCGCGCGACTATGCCGACCACTCGGTGGCCCTGGGCAACGAGTCGCGCCTGGCGCAGGTCTTCTTGAATCTGGTGGTCAATGCGGCGCAGGCCATCGAGGTGGGAGCGGCGGCGGACAACGAAATCAAGCTCGTCACCCGCCGCGAGGGCGACGAGATCGTCGTCGAGGTCTCCGACACCGGCAAAGGCATCCACGCCGACGAGCGGGACATCGTCTTCGAGCCGTTTCGCACGACCAAGCCCGAAGGCGAGGGCACCGGGCTGGGCATGGCGATCTCGCGAAATATCGTAGAGTCGCTGGGCGGCACCATCGACTTCGTCAGTGAGCCGGGCGTGCGCACCGTCTTTACGGTGCGCCTGCCGGCGGCCGACACATAA